The DNA sequence AAGCCTTCATAAAAGCCCGGAATGAGATTGGATGGTTTTTCGGCTACATCTTCCAAATCCAAACGCATTTGAATTAGTTTTTGTCTCCTAATGCTCCAGTAGTTAGGGCCACGTAGTGTTTGTGTTTTGAGGATTTTCATGATTTCTATAAGTTTCCCGACGGTTCAATCATATTTATCAGACGCAATTTTTAGTGTCTCGTTTTTATTCTCTTTTTAACTGTTCAACTTGAACATTTTATTATTTTTTTTCCTTGGGGCAATTTAGTTAATAGTAAATAGATTTCAAAAGGTTAAAGAGCAAAGATTATTAAATTAATTTTTCCCTAACACCCTAACACCCCATTACTCATTACTTAAACAAAACTCCGTTCTAACATCTTAAGCCATAATTATTCTGCCACTCCCGCAATGGGTTGATGATTTTTGATATTGTAGCGATCGCCATGACCGAGAATATGTAATCTTAAATTATGCAGAGCCAAAGGAGCTTCCGCCGTTACATCTCCTTGATTGGTATAACTCATGGCTTGAGCGTCCACAATTGTAACAGTTCCTCTACCCAATACTTCTATAAACTCGTTATGGTGATGGAAAACAGCACAAGTGTCTTCATCGATACCGATACCTAATCTTTCAGGATGACTGGAAATAGCACTTAATAATCTTGCCATACGATTACGATTATGAAAATGCTGATCTACTATTACTTCTGGAATAATACCTAACCCCATTGCCATGTCCACTAAAGCCCGATTCGGAGATTCTCCACTACTTCCCCCTGCTATCATATGATGACCCATCACCGCCGCTCCTGCGCTTGTTCCTGCAAGGGAGACTTCTCCTAGTTTAACTCTTTGACGGATTCTTTCCATGAGAGGAGTATCTGCCAATAATCCACACAGTCGCAGTTGATCTCCCCCAGTCATAAATATACCTGTACACTCTTCTACATATTCTTGATAAGCCTTATCTTCTCCATGAATGCGATCGCGCACATCAAGCACTCTTATATCTTTAGCACCCATATCTCGGAAAATATTGAAGTAGCGTTCCCCGATGATAGTAGGTTCTCTTGAAGCGGAAGGAATAATACCGATGATAGCAGATGTTCCCCCTGCACAATGCCAAAAACTCTGTAAAATTTCTTTTCCGTGTACCTTATCTTCTGCACCTCCTATAACTAGGATTGAGCTTCTTTGATATTGCTTCATGTTATTTTCTAACTTAACTTAAGATGATTCCCTGCTTAGACTAAAATTAAATTCTAAGAGATTTTTATACCATTAACAGTAAAAGCGAGTAAAACATCTGTCGGATTCAGATTTTTTTTTACTCACCTAAGATTAATATTTCCCATGATCAGATTATCATAATCTCTACCATTGAAGATTAATCAAGGTCAACAATTGCTCATAAATAGCAAATCATGAATAATAATGATATATCAAGCTCTTAAAATAATTAAATTGAACTTTAAACAAAAATTATCAATTTTTAATGGCTATCCCATATAATCATGAAAATTTGGGCTAAACTGTCATTTTTTTGACCATTATTACTTTTTCTCTGATTAAATTACCTTAAATATAATTCTTAGTTGTGCAAATAGACGTTATTACTTTATTTCCAGATTTTTTTTCCTCTTCTTTGAGTTGTGGCTTGTTAGGTAAGGCTTTAAATAAAGGCATTGCCTCCGTAAATTTAGTTAATCCCAGAGACTTTACCACCGATAAACACCATCAAGTTGATGATGAACCCTATGGGGGGGGTGTTGGTATGGTATTAAAACCAGAGCCTATTTTTGCGGCGGTGGAATCTTTACCGATTTTGGAATCGAGGGAGGTAATTTTACTTTCTCCTCAAGGGCAAACTATGGATCAACCTCTTTTACGAGAATTAGCCAATTTTAAGCAATTAGTCTTAATTTGCGGACATTACGAAGGCA is a window from the Cyanobacterium sp. Dongsha4 genome containing:
- a CDS encoding cyanophycinase, translated to MKQYQRSSILVIGGAEDKVHGKEILQSFWHCAGGTSAIIGIIPSASREPTIIGERYFNIFRDMGAKDIRVLDVRDRIHGEDKAYQEYVEECTGIFMTGGDQLRLCGLLADTPLMERIRQRVKLGEVSLAGTSAGAAVMGHHMIAGGSSGESPNRALVDMAMGLGIIPEVIVDQHFHNRNRMARLLSAISSHPERLGIGIDEDTCAVFHHHNEFIEVLGRGTVTIVDAQAMSYTNQGDVTAEAPLALHNLRLHILGHGDRYNIKNHQPIAGVAE